Proteins encoded within one genomic window of Prunus dulcis unplaced genomic scaffold, ALMONDv2, whole genome shotgun sequence:
- the LOC117613566 gene encoding secreted RxLR effector protein 161-like — protein sequence LLYLTATRLDIMFAASLLSRFMHSPTKKHMGIAKRVLRYIQGTLNYGIEFIRDKNAVLIGFCDSDWAGSEDDSRSTSGYAFSFGSGVFSWASVKQNTVAL from the coding sequence CTTGTTGTATCTGACTGCAACCAGGCTTGATATAATGTTTGCAGCCAGTTTGCTATCAAGATTCATGCATAGCCCCACAAAGAAGCACATGGGAATTGCAAAAAGGGTTCTCAGATACATTCAAGGCACTCTCAACTATGGCATTGAATTTATAAGGGACAAGAATGCTGTTCTGATTGGTTTTTGTGACTCAGATTGGGCTGGCAGTGAAGATGACAGTAGAAGCACATCTGGATATGCATTCAGTTTTGGTAGTGGAGTTTTTTCATGGGCTTCAGTCAAGCAAAACACAGTTGCATTGTAA